GATCGTGTAGACACCCAGGATCGTGATCAGCGCGGTGATCGGCGCCAGGATCGCCGGACGCACCCGCAGGATCCGCACGAAGATGCCGACCAGCGGGATGCTGAGCGCGAGCAGGATCAGGTTGCCGATGTACATCGAGTTGATGACGCCCCAGAACAGGTCGGGGCGCTCCTCGACCAGCTGCGGCCCGGGCGAGATGCCCAGGATGAGCAGGGCGCCGAAGAGCATCGCCATCGACGCGTTGGCCGGGATGCCGAGGGTCAGCAGCGGGATGAAGGAGGAGGTGGCGGCCGCGTTGTTGGCGGTCTCGGGGGCGGCGACGCCTTCGACCGCACCGCGCCCGAAGCGCTCGGGGTGCTTCGAGATCCGCTTCTCCGCCGCGTACGCCGACAGCGAGGCCATCACGGCGCCGCCTCCGGGCAGCACGCCCAGCACGAAGCCGATCACCGAGCCACGGCCGATGGCGCCCGAGGACTGCTTGAGGTCCTTGCGAGAGGGCCAGATGTTGGCCACCGCGGCAGGAACGTGCGGCTTCCCGTGGCGCTCCTCGAGGTTGTAGAGGATCTCGCCGACGCCGAAGAGACCCATCGCGACGACCACGAAGTCGATGCCGTCGGTCAGCTGCAGGTTGCCGAAGGTGAACCGCTCGGCGCCGCTGAAGCTGTCGCGGCCGATCGTGGCCAGCAGCAGGCCGACGGCGGCGGCGACCATGGCCTTGAGCTTGTTGCCGTTGCCGATGGTCGCGACCAACAGCACGCCGAGGAGTGCCAGCGCGGCGTACTCCGGCGGGCCGAAGTCGAGCGCCCAGCCGGCGATCAGCGGGGCGAGCAGGGTGAGGCCGAGGATCGAGACGGTCGCGCCGACGAAGGAGCCGATCGCGGCCACCCCGAGCGCGGTGCCGGCGCGGCCCTGTTTCGCGAGGGCGAAGCCGTCGAAGACCGTGACCACCGAGGATGCCTCGCCCGGGAGCCGGAGCAGCACGGAGGTGATGGTGCCGCCGTACTGCGCGCCGTAGTAGATGCC
The sequence above is drawn from the Nocardioides albertanoniae genome and encodes:
- a CDS encoding tripartite tricarboxylate transporter permease, producing the protein MDVNAFLDGFSLVTEPQNLLYCLVGVLIGMLIGVLPGLGPAATIAILLPITYSIDPVSAIIMLAGIYYGAQYGGTITSVLLRLPGEASSVVTVFDGFALAKQGRAGTALGVAAIGSFVGATVSILGLTLLAPLIAGWALDFGPPEYAALALLGVLLVATIGNGNKLKAMVAAAVGLLLATIGRDSFSGAERFTFGNLQLTDGIDFVVVAMGLFGVGEILYNLEERHGKPHVPAAVANIWPSRKDLKQSSGAIGRGSVIGFVLGVLPGGGAVMASLSAYAAEKRISKHPERFGRGAVEGVAAPETANNAAATSSFIPLLTLGIPANASMAMLFGALLILGISPGPQLVEERPDLFWGVINSMYIGNLILLALSIPLVGIFVRILRVRPAILAPITALITILGVYTINNSVFDIFVMIVFGLIGYLMKKTGFEPGPLVLAFVLGSIVESSVRRSMLIFDGDPSGFFTRPISGTIMAAFVLVALWPALKAYLARRRTATGADSDHDSDSDSEVKV